The Bacteroidales bacterium genome includes a window with the following:
- a CDS encoding sigma-70 family RNA polymerase sigma factor produces the protein MEDLTSHLTDKALRDYHLVQQAIKTGDQRAYAELMNNYRDSLYFLLLKMTNDVHDADDLTIEAFGKAFKNLHQYTPDYAFSTWLFKIATNNCIDFIRKKKMELLSLDKPSDGEDGSELVIASQTPDPEENLIKNQKIKMMRDVVEKLKPHYRQLIHLRYFEEYSYEEIAGQLNLPLGTVKAQLFRAREFLYNILKNSHDTL, from the coding sequence ATGGAAGACCTGACCTCACATCTGACGGATAAAGCACTTCGCGACTATCATCTTGTACAGCAAGCCATAAAGACCGGCGATCAGAGGGCATACGCAGAGTTAATGAACAATTACCGGGATTCCCTGTATTTCCTTTTACTGAAAATGACCAACGACGTCCACGACGCAGATGATCTCACCATTGAAGCCTTTGGCAAGGCTTTTAAGAACCTGCACCAGTATACGCCTGATTACGCCTTCAGCACCTGGCTTTTCAAGATAGCCACTAATAATTGCATCGATTTCATCCGCAAGAAAAAGATGGAACTGCTTTCATTGGATAAGCCCAGTGACGGGGAGGATGGCAGTGAGCTGGTGATTGCCTCGCAGACACCGGATCCCGAGGAGAATTTGATCAAGAATCAGAAGATCAAGATGATGCGCGATGTGGTGGAAAAGCTCAAACCGCATTACCGCCAGTTGATCCATCTTCGTTATTTTGAAGAATATTCCTACGAGGAGATTGCCGGCCAGTTGAACCTACCGCTGGGCACGGTCAAAGCGCAGCTTTTCAGGGCACGGGAGTTCCTGTACAACATCCTGAAGAATTCACACGACACGCTGTGA